A window of the Isosphaera pallida ATCC 43644 genome harbors these coding sequences:
- a CDS encoding diguanylate cyclase, with amino-acid sequence MSLQYSGHTTPVLIAQPAKNRAETAPCLIVYDGALAGAIHKLSQLRTQVGRSAYSDLRFLERTVSRRHALLEINPLGQVVLTDLGSTAGTFVNGLRLPAHRSRLLTPGDQIRFGEQVVVCFNQLDPLEEEAYRERFRRAVSDPLTGLYNRLYFLEEIYHWVERHPRRSSGLALLLIDLDHFKNVNDEHGHAVGDRVLRLVAEVLERALGEEALLSRFGGEEFIAAMEVSDLDAACALANRVREEVARRPYRPFGYGGSVQLSLTLSVGVAYLPPRGDPVEPDQMIRAADLCLGQAKRRGRNRVISEREYAPARLIGLEFDTTTLMGQAITERIVPVSPPKAVPPPEQAAKPSQASESSTPRHIGSLSDSSEHWVRAFRRRMLEADQLDRPAQPSPE; translated from the coding sequence GTGTCGCTTCAATACAGTGGCCACACCACACCGGTGCTAATAGCGCAGCCCGCCAAAAATCGAGCGGAGACCGCTCCTTGTTTGATTGTCTACGACGGCGCGTTGGCGGGCGCGATTCATAAATTGAGCCAACTCCGAACCCAAGTCGGCCGCTCGGCCTACTCCGATCTGCGATTCCTGGAACGAACCGTGTCGCGCCGTCATGCCCTGTTGGAAATCAATCCGTTAGGGCAGGTCGTCCTCACCGATTTGGGCAGCACGGCCGGCACCTTCGTCAATGGTTTGAGGTTGCCGGCGCATCGTTCCCGACTCCTCACCCCCGGCGACCAAATCCGCTTCGGCGAGCAAGTCGTCGTCTGCTTCAACCAACTGGATCCCCTCGAAGAAGAAGCCTACCGCGAGCGATTCCGACGCGCCGTGTCCGACCCCTTGACCGGGCTTTACAACCGCCTGTACTTCCTTGAGGAAATCTACCATTGGGTCGAACGCCATCCCCGCCGCTCCAGTGGACTGGCCCTATTGCTGATTGATCTCGACCATTTCAAGAACGTCAATGACGAACATGGTCACGCAGTGGGGGATCGGGTGTTGCGGTTGGTCGCTGAGGTGTTGGAACGCGCCTTGGGGGAAGAAGCTTTGTTGTCGCGGTTCGGCGGTGAGGAATTCATCGCGGCGATGGAGGTGAGCGACCTTGACGCCGCCTGTGCGTTAGCCAACCGAGTCCGTGAGGAAGTGGCGCGACGCCCCTACCGTCCGTTCGGTTATGGAGGCTCGGTTCAGCTCTCCTTGACGCTTTCGGTGGGCGTGGCCTATCTCCCCCCTCGGGGCGATCCGGTCGAACCGGATCAGATGATCCGCGCAGCCGATCTTTGTCTGGGGCAGGCCAAGCGTCGAGGGCGCAATCGCGTCATCTCTGAACGCGAGTACGCCCCAGCACGTCTGATTGGTTTGGAGTTCGACACGACCACCCTGATGGGTCAGGCCATCACCGAACGAATTGTCCCCGTTTCACCACCGAAAGCTGTTCCTCCGCCGGAACAAGCGGCTAAACCGTCCCAAGCCTCGGAGTCGAGTACGCCCCGGCACATCGGCAGCCTGTCGGACTCCTCCGAGCATTGGGTCAGGGCGTTTCGCCGCCGGATGTTGGAGGCAGATCAGCTGGATCGCCCCGCCCAGCCATCTCCGGAATGA
- a CDS encoding thioredoxin domain-containing protein, translating to MGISVSAIAFCATPGSSPAVQPPDVSDPIAAPSPSHNHLAGETSAHLRRHADTPVDWWPWGDEAFARARAEDKPVFLSSGYLACHWCHVMERECFRDPAIAARLNRDFVCIKLDREERPDVDQTYLTALRTFGTGGWPMSIFLTPEGKPFYGGTYFPPEDRPGLTGFSTVLDRVARAWREDRDRIERVAGELDAMVGRILVRRAASSVLGPPPVLSSDLTDACYLILCGEFDPEYGGFGFDRTNPRRPKFPEPSRLLFLLERHAALKERPRPVKTPARSLLMLDPGPAAAPLIRRAPLDMALFTLDRIARGGLRDHVGGGYHRYCVSRFWIVPHFEKTLYDNAQLARVFVRAFELTGDPRWRDEAEAIFDFVAREMTLPEGGFLSALDAESRDEDGGEYYLWTRPQVEQALANPEESRIVLQVYGMLRDPNFEGGRYVLLEPRERSEHARALGLELPELTRRLDAARRRLHQVRDQRPAPRKDDKAIAGWNGLMIAALAEAGRVCDHNRDRYLKAAQRAAEFAWTQFRREQDRLARTWRQGVAKGEGFAEDYAFLAEGLLRLYRADGDPRWLERARRLTERMRHDFGDPDPNRGGLFFASRRDARLPARFKDPLDSVLPSANAVAARVLIELGRLDDDPQRYDQAEAILREFLPDLARRPGVWPMMMVALEELLQVRPELSKAHFSAPSVDNPLDGKLTSRNTLPVQARLEALEEAVQFLRRGREAEVKLILTIRPGWSVLSANPFPLTPRRNVASASGLVTLPNREGEDAIPQPLAIELDPDAAQHFELVDVRFPPGRLKPLETPRTEAAASNADRPASLGRTIEVYEARVEVIARLRPHAQRSNFARLGFRIRYQACEDRVWSAPAELSVEKDLEPR from the coding sequence ATGGGGATTTCAGTTTCGGCGATCGCGTTCTGCGCGACGCCTGGTTCCTCCCCGGCTGTTCAACCACCGGACGTTTCCGACCCCATCGCGGCACCCTCCCCAAGTCATAACCATCTGGCCGGGGAGACCAGTGCCCATTTGCGTCGGCACGCCGACACCCCAGTGGACTGGTGGCCTTGGGGAGACGAGGCCTTCGCCCGCGCTCGCGCCGAGGACAAGCCAGTGTTCCTCTCGTCGGGTTATCTGGCGTGTCACTGGTGCCATGTCATGGAGCGGGAGTGTTTCCGTGATCCGGCGATCGCAGCGCGTCTCAATCGGGACTTTGTCTGCATCAAGTTAGATCGGGAGGAGCGGCCCGACGTCGATCAAACCTACCTGACCGCGCTACGGACCTTCGGAACCGGCGGTTGGCCAATGTCGATCTTTTTAACACCCGAAGGCAAACCCTTCTACGGCGGCACCTATTTTCCGCCCGAGGATCGTCCGGGTCTGACCGGGTTTTCGACGGTTTTGGATCGGGTCGCGCGGGCTTGGCGGGAGGATCGGGACCGGATCGAGCGGGTCGCTGGGGAACTCGACGCGATGGTGGGCCGCATTCTGGTGCGTCGCGCGGCTTCGTCGGTCCTTGGACCTCCTCCGGTGTTGTCTTCCGACCTGACCGACGCTTGCTACTTGATCCTTTGCGGTGAGTTCGACCCCGAATACGGCGGGTTCGGCTTCGATCGGACCAACCCTCGCCGACCCAAGTTTCCCGAACCCTCTCGACTCTTGTTTCTGCTGGAACGTCACGCCGCGCTCAAGGAACGACCGCGCCCTGTCAAGACGCCGGCGCGCTCGCTGCTGATGTTGGATCCGGGACCGGCCGCTGCTCCGTTGATCCGCCGCGCCCCCTTGGACATGGCGCTCTTCACCTTGGACCGCATCGCCCGAGGCGGCCTGCGCGACCATGTGGGCGGTGGATACCACCGCTATTGCGTCAGTCGCTTCTGGATTGTGCCCCACTTCGAGAAGACGCTCTACGATAACGCCCAACTCGCCCGAGTCTTTGTCCGCGCCTTCGAGTTAACCGGCGACCCGCGGTGGCGCGACGAGGCCGAGGCGATCTTCGACTTCGTGGCCCGGGAGATGACTCTGCCCGAAGGCGGCTTCCTCTCAGCGCTAGATGCCGAGAGCCGGGACGAGGACGGGGGGGAGTATTACCTCTGGACCCGCCCCCAGGTTGAGCAGGCGTTGGCCAACCCCGAGGAGTCCCGAATCGTCCTCCAAGTCTATGGGATGCTCCGCGACCCTAACTTCGAGGGCGGGCGGTACGTGTTGCTCGAGCCACGCGAACGCTCCGAGCACGCCCGCGCCCTGGGGTTGGAGCTACCCGAATTGACTCGTCGTCTCGACGCGGCCCGCCGGCGTCTGCACCAAGTCCGCGACCAACGGCCCGCGCCCCGCAAGGACGATAAGGCGATTGCCGGTTGGAACGGTCTCATGATCGCGGCTCTGGCCGAGGCGGGGCGGGTTTGCGACCACAACCGCGACCGCTACCTCAAGGCGGCCCAACGCGCCGCGGAGTTCGCCTGGACGCAGTTTCGCCGCGAGCAGGATCGCCTGGCCCGCACCTGGCGACAGGGAGTCGCCAAAGGTGAGGGCTTCGCCGAGGATTACGCCTTCCTCGCTGAGGGACTGCTGCGACTGTATCGCGCCGACGGCGACCCCCGTTGGCTCGAACGGGCGCGCCGCCTGACCGAGCGGATGCGACACGATTTCGGTGACCCCGACCCCAATCGGGGCGGCCTGTTTTTCGCCTCGCGGCGCGACGCGCGTTTACCCGCCCGATTCAAAGATCCCCTCGACAGCGTGCTGCCCAGCGCCAACGCGGTGGCGGCCCGCGTTCTGATCGAGTTGGGCCGCTTGGACGACGATCCTCAACGGTACGATCAGGCCGAGGCGATCCTGCGCGAGTTCCTACCCGATCTGGCGCGACGCCCCGGTGTCTGGCCGATGATGATGGTGGCCCTCGAAGAGCTGTTGCAGGTCCGTCCCGAGTTGTCCAAAGCCCACTTCTCGGCCCCTAGCGTGGACAACCCGCTCGACGGCAAGCTCACTTCGCGGAACACCCTCCCGGTTCAAGCCCGGCTCGAAGCGCTGGAGGAGGCGGTGCAGTTCCTCCGGCGGGGCCGGGAAGCCGAGGTCAAGCTGATCCTCACCATCCGGCCCGGTTGGAGCGTCCTGTCTGCCAACCCTTTTCCTCTCACTCCAAGAAGGAACGTCGCTTCCGCTTCCGGCCTCGTTACCTTACCCAACCGAGAGGGAGAGGACGCGATCCCTCAGCCCCTTGCCATCGAACTTGACCCCGACGCCGCCCAACACTTCGAGCTCGTGGACGTGAGGTTCCCGCCGGGACGCCTCAAACCGCTCGAAACCCCCCGGACGGAAGCCGCCGCTTCGAATGCGGATCGTCCCGCCTCCCTTGGCCGAACCATCGAGGTCTATGAAGCCCGAGTTGAAGTGATCGCTCGACTCCGACCTCACGCGCAACGATCCAATTTCGCCCGATTGGGTTTCCGAATCCGATACCAGGCGTGTGAAGATCGCGTGTGGTCGGCACCTGCTGAACTTTCGGTCGAAAAAGACCTTGAACCCCGCTAA